The Salinispora tropica CNB-440 genome has a window encoding:
- the purB gene encoding adenylosuccinate lyase, with protein MISRYSLPEMADLWSDDARYATWSKVELLATQAQAMLGRVPEPALADIQQARVPSVARVAEHERQRDHEILAFLAAFCENIPADSARWVHLGMTSYDLVDTALGATLARACDVLLEAVVRLRGVLVDQALAHWETVCIGRTHGMHAEPTTLGHKLAGFAFATDRSVRRLRAARSEVAVGTISGSVGTYALIDPFVEEHVCAELGLGVEPAPSQVVARDRHAQLLHALATLGACVEQLATEVRLLSRSEVREVEERRTAGYQGSSAMPHKRNPTASERLVGLARLLRGYAGTTLENVALWHERDLSHSSVERVVLPDAMIVAHYQTSRAADLVAGLEVFPDRMRAMVEGNGGVFYSSAVLADLLAGGIERERAYRSVQAAANGAASGDGDFATLLRAEGIDVAPLRPERFLVHHDVILKRLENLRDLAH; from the coding sequence ATGATTTCTCGTTATTCTCTGCCGGAGATGGCCGACCTCTGGTCGGACGACGCACGCTATGCCACCTGGTCGAAGGTGGAGCTCCTCGCGACCCAGGCGCAGGCGATGCTGGGCCGGGTCCCCGAGCCGGCCCTGGCCGACATCCAGCAAGCCCGGGTGCCGTCGGTGGCGCGGGTTGCCGAGCATGAGCGCCAGCGGGACCACGAGATTCTCGCCTTCCTCGCGGCCTTCTGCGAGAACATCCCGGCGGACTCGGCTCGTTGGGTCCACCTCGGCATGACCAGTTACGACCTGGTGGACACCGCGCTGGGGGCAACCCTGGCCCGCGCCTGCGACGTGCTGCTCGAAGCGGTGGTACGGCTGCGCGGTGTGCTGGTGGATCAGGCGCTCGCGCACTGGGAGACGGTCTGCATTGGCCGTACCCATGGTATGCACGCAGAACCCACCACGCTCGGGCACAAGCTCGCGGGCTTCGCCTTCGCGACGGACCGGTCCGTGCGGCGGCTGCGAGCGGCGCGTTCCGAGGTCGCGGTCGGCACGATCTCCGGTTCGGTTGGGACGTACGCGCTCATCGATCCCTTCGTCGAGGAGCACGTCTGCGCCGAGCTCGGCCTCGGAGTGGAGCCCGCCCCGTCCCAGGTCGTGGCCCGGGATCGACACGCGCAGCTGCTGCACGCCCTCGCCACGCTCGGCGCCTGCGTGGAGCAGCTCGCCACCGAGGTCCGACTGCTCTCGCGTAGCGAGGTCCGCGAGGTGGAGGAGCGCCGCACGGCCGGCTACCAGGGTTCCAGCGCCATGCCGCACAAGCGGAATCCGACCGCCAGCGAACGTCTGGTGGGGCTGGCCCGGCTGCTACGCGGGTACGCGGGTACGACGTTGGAGAACGTGGCGCTGTGGCACGAGCGGGATCTGTCCCACTCCTCCGTGGAGCGGGTGGTCCTGCCCGACGCGATGATCGTTGCGCATTACCAGACGAGTCGAGCCGCGGACCTGGTGGCGGGGTTGGAGGTGTTCCCGGACCGGATGCGGGCCATGGTCGAGGGGAACGGTGGTGTGTTCTACAGCTCTGCGGTCCTGGCCGACCTGCTGGCCGGCGGCATCGAGCGGGAACGCGCCTATCGGTCGGTGCAGGCCGCCGCGAACGGCGCTGCCTCCGGCGACGGAGATTTCGCTACCCTGCTGCGAGCCGAGGGTATCGATGTCGCACCGTTGCGCCCGGAGCGTTTCCTGGTCCACCACGACGTCATTCTCAAGCGATTGGAAAATCTCCGTGACCTGGCACATTGA
- a CDS encoding alpha/beta hydrolase produces MKRLFAGTTAVVLGLTAQVIAVSPVGAAPTTGTTVRPASPIAWSPCPEDDPVMGEYLVGLECGTLAVPLDHSRPTGQKITLALTRAKHTAPESEYQGVVLLNRGQWPGTIGRDLPTRFAKGWSGLPTDVGSTYDWIGFDPRGVGASEPSITCDPTYLYPGEARPDYRPSSPAEERVWTRRARTYAESCGEKYGDTLRHFRTTDTARDMDLIRAALGQNKINYLGYSYGTYLGSVYASLFPNRVRRMVLDSVVQPSTVGYASLSRTNAAFEKRAQIFFSWIAEHDSYYHLGDTTAEVEANYYQGMAAVREAPIDGQIGPAEYSDIFAVNVYRSYVWTYHAQVLADWVLRGDPAGLRDNFGGEPGFPAQNTHATYRTVQCVDGYWPQRWNRWHTDLTRQYNRGDRFMTWNSAWYNAPCAFWPVPASRPAKVGDRSANMLLIQAEHDALTPVAGAYETHRRFPNSRLVLERGGVFHGASLTANANGCLNSHVTAYLRDGTRPSATTGVDATCDANPLPDPEAG; encoded by the coding sequence GTGAAAAGACTCTTCGCTGGTACGACCGCCGTCGTACTGGGCCTCACGGCACAGGTCATCGCCGTCTCCCCGGTCGGGGCGGCACCAACAACGGGCACCACCGTCCGGCCGGCCAGCCCAATCGCCTGGTCCCCCTGCCCAGAGGACGACCCGGTGATGGGGGAATACCTGGTAGGGCTGGAGTGCGGCACGCTCGCGGTGCCGCTTGACCACTCTCGACCGACCGGCCAGAAGATCACCCTGGCGCTCACCCGAGCCAAGCACACCGCGCCGGAATCCGAGTACCAGGGCGTCGTCCTGCTGAACCGGGGTCAGTGGCCCGGCACCATCGGACGGGACCTACCCACCCGGTTCGCCAAAGGCTGGAGCGGGCTGCCGACCGACGTGGGTTCGACCTACGACTGGATCGGGTTCGACCCCCGCGGCGTGGGAGCAAGTGAACCGTCAATCACCTGCGACCCCACCTACCTGTATCCGGGCGAAGCGCGGCCCGACTACCGACCGAGCAGCCCCGCCGAGGAGAGGGTGTGGACGCGGCGGGCCCGCACATACGCCGAAAGCTGCGGTGAGAAGTACGGCGACACCCTCCGACACTTCCGGACCACCGATACCGCGCGGGACATGGATCTCATCCGAGCCGCGCTCGGTCAGAACAAGATCAACTATCTGGGCTATTCCTACGGCACCTACCTCGGCTCGGTCTACGCCTCCCTGTTCCCGAACCGGGTGCGCCGGATGGTGCTGGACAGTGTGGTGCAACCAAGCACAGTCGGGTACGCCTCGCTGTCACGCACGAATGCGGCCTTCGAGAAGCGAGCTCAGATCTTCTTCAGCTGGATCGCGGAGCACGACTCGTACTACCACCTGGGCGACACGACCGCGGAGGTCGAGGCGAACTACTACCAAGGCATGGCCGCAGTCCGGGAGGCGCCGATCGACGGCCAGATCGGCCCGGCCGAGTACAGCGACATCTTCGCGGTGAACGTGTATCGCAGCTACGTCTGGACCTACCACGCACAGGTGCTGGCCGACTGGGTCCTGCGAGGTGACCCGGCCGGACTGAGGGACAACTTCGGCGGCGAACCCGGCTTCCCCGCACAGAACACCCACGCCACGTACCGCACCGTGCAGTGTGTCGACGGCTACTGGCCCCAGCGCTGGAACCGTTGGCACACCGACCTGACCCGCCAGTACAACCGGGGAGACCGCTTCATGACCTGGAACAGCGCGTGGTACAACGCTCCGTGCGCGTTCTGGCCGGTGCCAGCCAGCCGACCGGCGAAGGTCGGCGACCGGAGCGCGAACATGTTGCTGATCCAGGCGGAGCACGACGCGCTCACCCCGGTGGCCGGGGCCTACGAAACACACCGGCGGTTCCCGAACTCTCGGCTGGTCCTGGAGCGCGGCGGCGTCTTCCACGGCGCCTCCCTGACCGCCAACGCCAACGGGTGCCTCAACAGCCACGTCACCGCCTACCTCCGAGACGGCACCCGGCCGAGCGCCACGACCGGCGTTGACGCCACCTGCGACGCGAATCCCCTGCCAGATCCGGAAGCCGGCTGA
- a CDS encoding non-heme iron oxygenase ferredoxin subunit, with the protein MDFVKVCPVTALPAEGAFKVRVEGRAVAVVRSRGQVYALDDRCSHAEVSLSEGEVYDGTIECWLHGSCFDLRNGEPTNPPATRPIDTYRVRVEDGDVYIAAGEAKP; encoded by the coding sequence ATGGATTTCGTCAAGGTGTGCCCGGTGACGGCGCTCCCGGCCGAGGGCGCGTTCAAGGTACGGGTCGAGGGCCGAGCCGTGGCCGTGGTCCGTAGCAGAGGACAGGTGTACGCGCTCGACGACCGGTGTTCCCATGCGGAGGTTTCGCTCTCCGAGGGAGAGGTGTACGACGGCACGATCGAGTGCTGGCTCCACGGCTCCTGCTTCGATCTGCGCAACGGCGAGCCGACCAACCCCCCAGCTACCCGACCGATCGACACCTATCGGGTACGGGTCGAGGATGGGGACGTCTACATCGCCGCCGGCGAAGCCAAGCCCTGA
- a CDS encoding GNAT family N-acetyltransferase, with protein MTWHIERENGVDLDLGAVLALYRSSGLGARRPIAEAGRLAAMVRNANLVVTCRVGGELVGIARSISDFSYVTYLSDIAVDRAYQRSGIGRALITATQQEAPQAKIVLLSAPAAVDYYPHIGFTRHDSAWVRNP; from the coding sequence GTGACCTGGCACATTGAACGCGAAAATGGCGTCGACCTCGACCTGGGCGCGGTCCTGGCGCTGTACCGGTCGTCGGGGCTCGGCGCGCGGCGGCCGATCGCGGAGGCCGGTCGACTGGCCGCGATGGTGAGAAATGCAAATCTGGTGGTGACCTGTCGGGTTGGGGGAGAGTTGGTGGGAATCGCGCGGAGTATTTCCGACTTTTCCTACGTGACCTATCTCTCCGACATCGCCGTGGATCGGGCCTATCAGCGGTCTGGCATCGGCAGGGCCCTCATCACGGCGACCCAGCAGGAGGCACCGCAGGCGAAGATCGTTTTGCTGTCGGCGCCGGCCGCGGTCGACTACTACCCACACATCGGGTTCACCCGACACGACTCAGCCTGGGTGCGCAACCCGTAG
- a CDS encoding VOC family protein: MLLPDTITLGATDAQAAHVFYRSVFSPTAVSHQDERVELDLHGVARLAVCPVEELAAQAHAGPAAPNYRGYVLSYIVNQPDEVRSILDAAARQGASVLKPAKKAMFAGFSGAFQAPDGAVWKLTSAKAKATGPAQETPVPNEVGVLLGVAATKSAKSFYAALGMVVDRDYGSKYIDFQPSPAGCRLGLMDGKVLAKDVGTKEDSADFRAAAFERMVPSPDEVDSLLSAVAAAGGRVVAPAAKSGSGVYAGYFTDPDGFLWKVTSG; this comes from the coding sequence ATGCTGTTGCCGGACACGATCACGCTCGGTGCAACCGACGCGCAAGCCGCACATGTCTTTTACCGGTCCGTGTTCTCACCTACCGCCGTCAGCCATCAGGACGAGCGGGTGGAGTTGGATCTGCACGGTGTGGCCCGACTCGCCGTGTGCCCGGTTGAGGAACTGGCGGCGCAGGCGCACGCGGGGCCCGCAGCACCGAACTACCGCGGCTACGTCCTCAGCTACATCGTCAATCAGCCCGACGAGGTGAGGAGCATTCTCGACGCTGCCGCGCGGCAGGGTGCGAGTGTACTCAAGCCTGCAAAGAAGGCCATGTTCGCCGGCTTCTCCGGCGCCTTCCAGGCTCCGGACGGCGCGGTGTGGAAGCTGACCTCGGCGAAGGCGAAGGCGACCGGACCGGCCCAGGAGACGCCCGTGCCAAATGAGGTCGGTGTCCTCCTCGGCGTCGCTGCGACGAAGTCTGCCAAATCTTTCTATGCGGCCCTGGGAATGGTGGTCGACCGGGACTACGGCAGCAAGTACATCGACTTTCAGCCAAGTCCGGCCGGCTGCCGGCTGGGCCTCATGGACGGGAAGGTACTGGCCAAGGATGTCGGGACCAAGGAGGACAGCGCCGACTTCCGGGCGGCGGCCTTCGAACGGATGGTGCCCTCACCGGACGAGGTCGACTCCCTTCTGTCGGCAGTTGCCGCTGCCGGCGGCCGGGTCGTCGCTCCGGCTGCGAAATCCGGTTCGGGTGTCTACGCCGGCTACTTCACTGATCCGGACGGCTTTCTGTGGAAGGTGACCTCCGGATAG
- a CDS encoding glycosyltransferase, whose protein sequence is MRFLFLTTGSHVTVYAIAALAHAVRNAGHDVLVATNEPLIDAVETVGLPGVSITSESIRHFLATVDSADEMVVTGRGLGRMASATLVRLGELAQDWAPDVIVGSSMSYAAGLLAATQGIPFVRHIEYLQIPMAEIDPVAEEELTPELTRRGLGGLPEPDLLIDVSPPSLRSPPAAGVHPMRYVATNPQRRLQRWAYTRPQGRPRVLITSGTHHRMLAGHSLRRLAEQLTAVDAEVVIAAPTRVAEEFGSTADDIRIGWVPLDTVAPTCDLAVHHGGATTTMAIIAAGVPQVITPPNTHTRAIADALSDFGAAATIRASDQADHELPDVLATSSRELLADSRYTRQAQALAAELATLPTPADIVRTMETLACTRRECRQSE, encoded by the coding sequence ATGAGGTTCCTCTTCCTCACCACCGGCAGCCACGTCACCGTCTATGCGATCGCCGCCCTTGCCCACGCGGTACGCAACGCGGGGCACGACGTACTGGTGGCCACGAACGAGCCGCTCATTGACGCGGTGGAGACGGTCGGCCTACCCGGGGTGTCGATCACCTCGGAGTCGATCCGGCACTTCCTCGCCACCGTCGACTCAGCGGACGAGATGGTGGTCACCGGCCGCGGTCTGGGGAGGATGGCCTCCGCCACGCTGGTACGGCTCGGTGAGCTGGCGCAGGACTGGGCGCCGGACGTCATCGTCGGCAGCTCGATGAGCTACGCGGCGGGACTGCTCGCCGCGACACAGGGTATTCCCTTCGTGCGTCACATCGAGTATCTGCAGATTCCGATGGCGGAGATCGACCCGGTGGCGGAGGAGGAGCTCACGCCGGAGCTGACACGCCGGGGTCTGGGCGGCCTGCCCGAGCCCGACCTGTTGATTGATGTCAGTCCGCCATCGCTACGGTCGCCCCCCGCAGCCGGCGTGCACCCGATGCGCTACGTCGCCACGAACCCCCAGCGCCGCCTCCAGCGGTGGGCATACACCCGTCCGCAGGGCCGCCCCCGGGTGCTGATCACCTCCGGGACGCACCATCGCATGCTCGCCGGCCACTCGTTGCGACGCCTGGCAGAGCAGCTCACCGCTGTGGACGCCGAGGTGGTGATCGCGGCACCCACTCGGGTCGCTGAGGAGTTCGGCTCTACGGCGGACGACATTCGTATCGGCTGGGTCCCGTTGGACACCGTGGCTCCCACTTGTGACCTGGCTGTTCACCACGGCGGCGCCACCACCACGATGGCCATCATCGCCGCGGGCGTACCGCAGGTGATCACTCCCCCGAACACTCACACCAGGGCGATCGCCGACGCCCTGTCCGACTTCGGCGCCGCAGCGACGATCCGCGCTTCCGACCAGGCCGATCACGAACTGCCGGACGTGCTGGCCACGAGCAGCCGGGAGCTACTCGCCGACTCCCGGTACACCCGGCAGGCGCAGGCCCTCGCCGCCGAGTTGGCCACGCTTCCGACCCCAGCGGACATCGTCCGGACAATGGAGACGCTGGCCTGCACTCGGCGAGAATGCCGACAGTCCGAATGA
- a CDS encoding methyltransferase, with product MPEKVDVDSLSDLATPWSLRVVVTLGVAEQLAAGVTEIGDLARHVECDRDCLARVLRHLVGKGVFEEPVEGEFALNEAARSLLRSGPLRGLALDGHGGRSATAWNGLLATVRTGQPGYQSVFGRSFWADLDADSDLAASYDANMGRRAGEASDPAILLDDAWTHVGHVVDVGGGTGETLAEILRVRPTVRGTLVDLPRTVARSTEVFAAAGVADRAAVQGQSFFDPLPAGADVYLLKRLLLDWPDEQAVALLTRCAEAAAPHGRVVVVGGVSPGRAAASAGLLMMVQTGGKPRTLDEFRGLAARAGLAVTASGHSPSGQFVAECRPEAGSTARKANALR from the coding sequence GTGCCAGAAAAGGTAGATGTCGACTCACTCAGTGACCTGGCAACGCCGTGGAGTCTACGCGTGGTGGTGACCCTGGGCGTGGCCGAGCAGTTGGCGGCTGGAGTCACCGAGATCGGGGATCTCGCGCGCCATGTCGAGTGTGACCGGGACTGCCTGGCCCGGGTCCTGCGCCACCTGGTCGGCAAGGGTGTCTTCGAGGAGCCGGTCGAGGGCGAGTTCGCCCTGAACGAGGCGGCCCGTTCCCTGCTGAGGTCCGGCCCGCTGCGCGGCCTGGCGCTCGACGGCCATGGTGGCCGCAGCGCCACCGCCTGGAACGGACTGCTGGCCACGGTACGGACCGGACAGCCCGGGTACCAGTCCGTCTTCGGACGCTCCTTCTGGGCCGACCTCGACGCCGACTCCGACCTCGCGGCCAGCTACGACGCGAACATGGGCCGACGGGCCGGTGAGGCATCGGATCCGGCCATCCTTCTCGACGACGCCTGGACTCACGTCGGCCACGTCGTTGACGTGGGCGGTGGCACCGGCGAGACGCTTGCCGAAATCCTGCGGGTCCGGCCGACGGTCCGCGGCACCCTGGTTGATCTGCCCCGCACGGTCGCCCGGTCCACCGAGGTCTTCGCGGCAGCGGGGGTCGCCGACCGGGCCGCCGTACAGGGGCAGAGCTTCTTCGACCCGCTTCCCGCCGGAGCGGATGTCTACCTACTCAAGCGCCTGCTCTTGGACTGGCCCGACGAGCAGGCTGTCGCGCTGCTCACCCGCTGCGCCGAGGCCGCGGCCCCGCACGGCCGCGTGGTCGTGGTCGGCGGGGTCTCCCCGGGACGCGCGGCCGCCTCGGCCGGGCTACTGATGATGGTGCAGACCGGCGGCAAACCCCGGACGCTGGACGAGTTCCGAGGCCTCGCCGCGCGTGCCGGCCTCGCCGTCACGGCGTCCGGTCACAGCCCGTCGGGCCAGTTCGTCGCCGAATGCCGCCCCGAGGCTGGCAGCACCGCACGGAAAGCCAACGCCCTGCGATGA
- a CDS encoding ABC transporter ATP-binding protein, with the protein MTTTAPDVPVRRILRLFRPYGWSLVLVAGLVGLSSLFFLVNPFLIREILDVALPEGRTGLLTVLAGCMLLASVANSSVVVWQTYLSTKVGEQVMHDLRAAVYGRLQRMPLAFFSRTRSGEVQSRITNDIGDMQATVTTTATTLVSDVTVVVATVIGMLVLDWRLTIVSLVMVPFFVWVGRRVGNQRRRITRERQRQAAAISVIVQESLSVSGVLLARTMGRSRSLTDSFTAESRVLSDLEIRSHMAGRWTQATTWIVLASMPAATYWVAGLNGRGGQAAISIGTLVAFTTLQQTLLRPAVSLVEVAVEVQTSLVLFGRIFEYLDLPVDLGEPTGPAPFAKPRGELRLRQVSFTYPGADRPTLSDIDVAVPAGHNLAIVGETGSGKTTLSYLVPRLYDPTSGQVTIDGTDVRDLPAETLAAAVGMVFQETYLFHTSVAENLRFARPDATDDELVAAAKIAHIHDHLLSLPDGYNTVVGERGFRFSGGERQRLAIARAVLRDPPILVLDEATSSLDNQTEEAVTRAIDAASAGRTTITIAHRLSTIRDADEIIVLDAGTIVERGTHAELLELGGHYALLVSREVEVPADAR; encoded by the coding sequence GTGACCACCACTGCCCCTGATGTGCCGGTACGGCGCATCCTCAGGCTGTTCCGCCCGTACGGATGGAGCCTGGTACTCGTCGCCGGCCTGGTCGGCCTCTCATCTCTGTTCTTTCTGGTCAACCCGTTCCTGATCCGAGAGATCCTGGACGTGGCCCTACCGGAGGGCCGGACGGGCTTGCTCACCGTTCTCGCAGGTTGCATGCTCCTTGCGTCCGTCGCGAACAGCTCGGTCGTCGTCTGGCAGACCTACCTGTCCACGAAGGTCGGCGAGCAGGTGATGCATGATCTGCGCGCCGCCGTCTACGGACGCCTACAGCGGATGCCGCTGGCCTTCTTCAGCCGGACCCGCTCCGGCGAGGTGCAGTCGCGCATCACCAACGACATCGGCGACATGCAGGCCACGGTGACCACCACCGCGACAACGCTGGTCTCCGACGTGACCGTGGTCGTGGCCACGGTCATCGGGATGTTGGTGTTGGATTGGCGGCTCACCATCGTGTCGCTGGTGATGGTCCCGTTCTTCGTCTGGGTTGGGCGACGGGTCGGCAACCAACGCCGCCGCATCACCCGCGAGCGGCAACGCCAGGCGGCGGCGATCTCCGTGATCGTGCAGGAGTCGCTCTCCGTCAGCGGTGTGCTGCTGGCCCGGACGATGGGCCGCTCCCGTTCGCTGACCGACAGCTTCACGGCCGAGTCGCGCGTCCTGTCCGACCTGGAGATCCGCTCGCACATGGCAGGCCGCTGGACGCAGGCAACGACCTGGATCGTGTTGGCGTCGATGCCGGCGGCGACGTACTGGGTGGCGGGACTGAACGGTCGCGGCGGCCAGGCGGCGATATCCATCGGCACGTTGGTCGCCTTCACCACCTTGCAGCAGACCCTGCTGCGGCCGGCGGTCTCCCTGGTCGAGGTTGCCGTGGAGGTGCAGACCTCACTCGTGCTGTTCGGCCGGATCTTCGAGTACCTCGACCTGCCCGTCGACCTCGGCGAGCCGACGGGTCCCGCCCCCTTCGCGAAGCCGCGGGGAGAACTCCGACTCCGACAGGTCAGCTTCACGTACCCCGGCGCGGACCGACCCACCCTCAGCGACATCGACGTGGCGGTACCCGCCGGCCACAACCTGGCGATCGTCGGCGAGACCGGGTCCGGCAAGACCACCCTCAGCTACCTGGTCCCGCGGCTGTACGACCCGACGTCGGGGCAGGTGACAATCGACGGCACCGACGTGCGGGACCTGCCCGCGGAGACGCTGGCGGCCGCCGTCGGGATGGTGTTCCAGGAGACCTACCTGTTCCATACCTCGGTCGCCGAGAACCTGCGGTTCGCCCGACCCGACGCGACCGACGACGAGTTGGTGGCGGCCGCCAAGATCGCACACATCCACGACCACCTTCTGTCGCTGCCGGACGGCTACAACACTGTGGTGGGCGAGCGGGGGTTCCGGTTCTCCGGCGGGGAACGGCAGCGCCTGGCGATCGCCCGGGCGGTCCTGCGGGACCCACCGATCCTGGTGCTCGACGAGGCGACCAGTTCCCTGGACAACCAGACCGAAGAGGCCGTCACGCGGGCCATCGACGCAGCCAGCGCCGGGCGTACCACGATCACGATCGCGCACCGGCTGTCGACGATCCGCGACGCGGACGAGATCATCGTGTTGGACGCGGGCACCATCGTCGAACGCGGCACCCACGCCGAGCTCCTGGAACTGGGGGGTCACTACGCACTGCTCGTCAGCCGTGAGGTCGAGGTGCCGGCAGACGCCCGATAG
- a CDS encoding amidase → MFLTGRSTVVEHVENVLTAVGDVDPTIGAFVAVADDRARSEADAADQLIGALGEVAFRDRPLLGVPIAVKDLIQTRDLPTRRGSLLPNRRPAVDAPAVARLRAAGAILVGKTATSEYGWSASTVSRVAGPTRNPWAPERTAGGSSGGSAAAVAAGLSTAAVGTDGAGSIRIPAAFCGVVGFKPSFGRVPYVPPSAERLSHLGPLAREVADITALMAVLVGPDHRDPDSVAGAAAPTAAPTALRIGWLEFPGTTDEVRAVTGMVEPVLARLGHRVERIAVPFTDPYGALVDLLAAAEAAAATPEEDQLCDPGRLALVRYGRTLTGAALLRAEETRMALRARLHRVMERYDLLAMATVPITPFAADDVAPPATTDPDGLRWLAWSPATYPFNFTGQPALSLPAGVTPHGLPVGVQLVGRVGDDDLVLRAASRLEAELARPTPRPGGDFQGER, encoded by the coding sequence CTGTTTCTCACCGGCCGTTCGACAGTTGTCGAGCATGTCGAGAACGTACTCACGGCTGTCGGGGACGTTGACCCGACGATCGGGGCGTTCGTCGCGGTCGCCGACGACCGCGCGCGGTCCGAGGCGGACGCGGCCGACCAACTCATCGGCGCTCTCGGTGAGGTCGCCTTCCGAGACCGGCCGCTACTCGGAGTCCCCATCGCGGTCAAGGACCTCATCCAGACCCGGGATCTGCCCACCCGGCGCGGGTCACTGCTGCCGAACCGCCGGCCGGCGGTGGACGCACCGGCGGTGGCCCGCCTACGGGCGGCGGGCGCGATCCTGGTGGGCAAGACCGCGACCTCGGAGTACGGGTGGAGCGCCAGCACGGTTAGTCGGGTCGCCGGCCCGACCCGCAACCCGTGGGCACCGGAGCGGACCGCCGGCGGGTCGAGCGGTGGCTCGGCCGCCGCGGTGGCGGCCGGGCTGAGTACCGCGGCGGTCGGTACCGACGGGGCTGGGTCGATCCGCATCCCCGCGGCGTTCTGCGGCGTGGTCGGGTTCAAGCCGTCCTTCGGCCGGGTCCCCTACGTGCCGCCCAGCGCCGAGCGCCTGTCCCACCTGGGGCCGCTGGCGCGCGAGGTCGCCGACATCACCGCCCTGATGGCGGTGCTGGTCGGACCGGACCACCGAGACCCGGACTCCGTAGCGGGAGCGGCGGCACCGACGGCCGCTCCCACCGCGCTACGGATCGGCTGGCTCGAGTTCCCCGGGACAACCGATGAGGTCCGTGCGGTCACGGGCATGGTGGAACCGGTGCTGGCCCGACTGGGACACCGGGTCGAGCGCATCGCAGTGCCGTTCACCGATCCCTACGGCGCGCTCGTGGACCTCCTCGCTGCCGCTGAGGCCGCTGCAGCGACGCCGGAGGAGGACCAACTCTGCGACCCGGGCCGGCTCGCTCTCGTCCGGTACGGGCGCACCCTCACCGGCGCCGCCCTCCTCCGCGCCGAAGAGACGCGGATGGCACTGCGGGCGCGGCTACACCGTGTGATGGAGCGCTACGACCTGCTGGCGATGGCGACCGTCCCGATCACGCCCTTCGCCGCTGACGACGTCGCCCCGCCCGCCACCACCGACCCGGACGGGCTGCGGTGGCTCGCGTGGTCGCCCGCCACCTACCCGTTCAACTTCACCGGCCAGCCGGCCCTCTCCCTGCCCGCCGGCGTGACGCCCCACGGGCTCCCGGTCGGGGTTCAGCTCGTGGGTCGGGTCGGCGACGACGACCTGGTGCTCCGGGCAGCCAGCCGGCTGGAAGCGGAGCTGGCCCGCCCGACGCCCCGGCCGGGCGGCGACTTCCAAGGAGAGCGATGA
- a CDS encoding VOC family protein: MNITIHSSFLPHENADASVTFYREVLGFEIRNDVGYEGMRWVTVGPVGQPQTSIVLQPPAADPGITDDERRTIEEMMAKGTYAGVLLAAPNLDEVFERVQASGAEVVQEPIDQAYGVRDCAFRDPAGNLIRIQQAG, from the coding sequence ATGAACATCACCATTCACTCGAGCTTTCTGCCGCACGAGAATGCGGATGCGTCGGTCACCTTCTACCGGGAGGTCCTGGGCTTCGAGATTCGAAACGACGTCGGTTACGAGGGGATGCGGTGGGTCACGGTAGGCCCGGTCGGCCAGCCACAGACCTCGATCGTGCTCCAACCGCCGGCGGCCGATCCCGGGATCACCGACGACGAGCGGCGCACGATCGAGGAGATGATGGCGAAGGGCACGTACGCCGGTGTTCTCCTCGCCGCCCCCAACCTCGACGAGGTGTTCGAGCGGGTGCAGGCCAGCGGAGCCGAGGTGGTGCAGGAGCCGATCGATCAGGCCTACGGGGTCCGGGACTGCGCCTTCCGTGACCCGGCCGGCAACCTGATCCGCATCCAGCAGGCGGGCTGA